The following is a genomic window from Falco naumanni isolate bFalNau1 chromosome 10, bFalNau1.pat, whole genome shotgun sequence.
CTGTAAGTCATCAGAACTCTTCTAGGACATGAAGGTAGTGCCTACTAAAACACGAATCCCAATGGTTCAGTTGTCACTTTTGACAGAGCTAAATTCAGTCAAATTGATTTCTTTGTCAAAATCTCCAACTtatatctttaaatatttttgttcatagAATGGTTgggattggaagggaccttagagatcatctagttccgGCCCATTTTCTACTAGACCATGTTGCTCAAAGCCCAATCTGACCcggccttgaacacttccagggatggggcatccacagcttctctgggcaacctctgccagtgtctggccaccctcacagcaaataatttcttcccaatatctaattaaatctaccctcttccaACTTAAAGCCATtctcccttgtcctatcactacaggtcttgtaaaaagccccagtccagctttcttgtaggtccctttaggtactggaagctattctaaggtctccccagagcagtctcttctccaggctgaacaaccccaactctctcagcctgtcttcatagcaggAATTCTCCAGCCTCATTCATATAAGATCTCTCACTACACATCTTTTCCTACTCTAGACCAAATGGCATCAGGATGTAAGCAGGAAAAGTAAGGTGCCTCAATAGCCATTTCTGGGAtcctaaaaatatatatgctgAAAATGTAAAGGGGCTACCAGCCACTTTATTTGGTGCTGACAGTGAAGTGATACTGATTTGCccctgtaaattttttttcaaagtccaGCGATAAAACAGTATACAAAGTACACAAGTCCTCAGTGTGACAGCCCCataacaaaacccaagcaaaaatTTCTATTATTAACCACTATACTTAATCAATTTAATGGAGCATCTGCTTTTTAGTTGTCCTTCCTCCAGTAAAAGATAACTGCTTTTAGCTACCTCATCATGCCACTTACCAGCAAATGGTTTCTTTCCATGCTGGCTGCTTCTTcatggcttttcttctgttttacagatCTGACACCAACACATATCAGCTGGCAGCCATCACTAAATGCAGGCACACACCATACTGACAGATATGCCAACACTGAGTTGACTGTGAGGCGAGGACAAGCCTTCACTATTACCCTGTACTTCAACAGAccacagcaggctggggagagccTAGCATTTGTCACTGAAATAGGTAACACCCCCTTAGCTTAATCCATGTTGTCACAGAACGGTAAACTTTATCCCTTGTAGCTCTTCCCTTATTTTAATTAAGGatgccatttttcttcatttatttttaatgcctgcccccaccccacacgCTCATTTCAAGTGTGAGGTTAATATTGAAACCGCTCTAGAATGGAAACCAATTACCCCTTCTTTCTACCAGGACCAGCCCCCTCAGAATCTCATCGTACAAAGGCTGTATTTCCCCTCTCTCAGAGGGGGCCAAGTGGCTGGAGTGCTGTCCAAGGACCCAGTGAGTCCGGTTATACGAACTTTACAATATCCAGCCCAGCCAATGCTGTCATTGGACGATACAATCTAAGCCTCCAGGTAACCTCAGGGAACAAGATCTTCTCCAGATTCCTGGGGCAGTTTGTGTTACTCTTCAACCCTTGGTGCCCAGGTAGGTACCATTGCTTTTGCCCTTGAACATAACTGACCTATTTGCTTTCATATCTGCACAGTGAGCTTGCTCTGTCAAGCTCGCTCTCTTTGGGTTGCCAGCAGCTCTCTGTTCAGAGATATGTTTTACAGCTTAAAAAGCTGGTGTCAcaccctcccttccttccctatTATCCTAATGAAATGTGTTATACGGGGTGTTATCACAGACTCTTCAGGAGTGAGCAGACCGCTTTCTGTAGACAAAGGCtgacagattttcagaagtgcatgTACTTCTCAGAACTCAAAGCAAGCGTACAGTAATGTCCTTGACGTGCACTTAAATCAAAGCAAGACTGCTCTTGCAGATGTTAACTGCAAAGACAATAGCTCAACTAACTTTTTAGAAGCTGATAGAGGGCTAGTATGAAGAAGATGGGCATTTCCCATGTCTTTCATCACGGATTGAAGAGGAACATCTCTTGCTGCTCcgttttttttatttctgcagcctCAGAAAGTTGCATGAGAAATGCAAATTCCTAATCTCAGATTTTGCAAATATGCAACAGTCTAGAAACCTAGATTAGCCTTAAAATATACCACTCTAGATTTAAGGGAGCTCTTAGCCAACTAAGTGACTAAACAGCGTATAAAAGAAAAGTAACCAGAATCATCCgctattttcttctgtgaccATATGTTAGTCAAGGGCCACTAACGAATGTGTCAAGAGCCAAGATGAAAAAATCTTCTAATTAGCTCAGTGTGTCttggaagacagaaataatttaagctGTTCAGGAATCTCAGACTGTCTCTGCATAGACAGTCCTGAGGGGAAAACCTTCCCAGAACCCCCCGAAAGATCACTTGTGGTATAACTTCTAATTGTTGGAAGCCACACTGCAGGGACTGAAATATTTGACCAGTGCAGCAGTGGTACTCATAAGACCAGACAAATTATTCTCagatgaataataataatataataataataataagctgTGCCATTCCAGTTTAGAACTTAtgattttgcagaaaacattgTCAGATGATGCAGTGACCACTGCCAAAGTATCCTTAAAGCAGGATGCTGTTGAATAAGCTTCTTGCAGAGTGGAATAGCTCCCTGATCCTGACAAACAGGAATAGATTCAGTTTGAGGGTATGTTACCACTATAGTAAGTGTCAtagcagaaaggaaatacaaaatttattttctcagcaaaGGATAAATGGCAGATCTGGTGTGCAGATATGATTCCACATGGGACATTATTCATTAAATTAGAAAAGACAAGGATTAATTCATAAACTGTAGTAGCAGTAAAGAACTACTTACAAGGAAACAGTCAGGACTAgagatgaaatgaaaagcactgGGTTGGAGAAGAGCTACTAGTGGATCCTTAAGtgttacctgaaaaaaaaacccgcTCTGATTAAATGGTTCATTACTGACTTTGATATGCTGACATTAAGCACCACTGTCCATACACAGATGGGCTGGGATACCACATAGAAATAACTGGTTGATGCTAGAGACTGAAGCAGTTGAGAAGGGATAAGATATACTaatacaaaaaaccaaaaacaaaaccaaaaacaaaacatgtgTTTAAGGAGAAATAACAGTTTCAATGCCAGACTTGCCAGTTGGAAATCATGGAGAATGTGAAAGTTCTCGTTAATCGCAGAATGAGAATGAAAGTGAAATGGTCctgaaaaaggcaaatgcaatCTTAAACTGCATAAGAGGAAACAGTTACCCAGATGTAAGTATTAATGCCATCATATGAGGTGATGAGATCTCATttggaattttctttcatttaatctTTCCTGAATAGGAATTAGGAATTAGAACGTGTTCAGTGAAGGGTTACTATGATAACATGAAAAGCCTTTTGGACAAGAGAAAATTTCTAGTTCAACAAGCTGAAACCAGTTAGTTTCACAGGTTGtatatctgaaataaatatggGATTTGGTCAGAGAAAATACTGATATTACTATAATGGTGAAAACCAATAACCTTATTAATTCACTAATATACCTGTTTCAAACCTGTGGATAAAACAAAAAGTGATGCTTTAACATTAatagttttctcttttaatgtACTTAAGAGACTTCAACATACTTGCAAGCCAGCCTCTGATAATAATGCATTATGTCTTAATACTACTGAAGGAATGTACAGTTAACTACTAGAATAAAGAGTTGCAGTCCTGAATTAAACGAGAAGTCATGCACTGCTAATCTATAACTCACAAGTGAACACATCAGTTCTAAAGTTTTAGAGGATAAAAGGATATGAAGGAGAGTTTTGTAGAAACTATCTTTTTCCCTAGATGTCTGAGACTTGTCACTTCTTTCTGTGGCAAAGCTTATATGAAGAAATTACTAGAAGTATATCTATGTTAGAAAGTGTACGTAAGTATTGATTAAAAACTATCAATAGAAATGTATATCCTGCTTGTTTCTCACTATGCCAGGATAAACTTTAACTTCAGAATGAGAGGACAGAATATATAACAACTTCgggttttttattaaaaggaattaattaaTAAAGGACTAGATCTATAGTGGTCTGTCTTTCTATAACTGTCCAAAAATTGAACTGTCATGGCTGATTGTAGGGTCTTTTTTCTACTTGTATGCTGAGACTAACAGAAGAAGGCGTTGTTCCTATTTAGTCATACTTGACAGGAGGAGATTTGTTGTGggtgttttcctcctgtttttaaattaatgttaatCTTGCTCAAGTTATCAGTAGGAATACCCTAGTAGTCCAAGTATACTTATCAAAAGAACTGGCTCTAGTACATTATAATTGAGAGCATATAAACCTTAAAAGAAGGATGTTCAAGCGATTATAGAAGGACATTTAGATTGCTCAGAATCATAAATTCATAGGGCAAGAAGGATCTTAGGAAGTTATCTAGTCCCACACCATGCTCTAAGGCAGGTTCAGTTTAGCACTTAGGTCATTCCTGACAGACACTGAATTCCTTCTTAATGATCAATTACCATTAGAGAAGTTTCAGTACTTCCTCCAACAATTCCCTCCAATAAAACACTAGCTTTTCcgttacaatttttttcctattaactaaccaaatatttttgctttgatttcagcaTGTAACTTCTCATCCTACATAACAACAGACACCAACAGATTTccttccccccgccccatcCTCTTCACAAGAAAGTCTAGAATAATTACTGTGCTTGTCCCATTCCTCaccctcatttttttctatttttaagtaaTTCTGAGTTAATTcataagttttattttcttcataagtTATATTTTCAAGATTGAGCGTTTCAAGATTGAGCATTTCAAGAGTGCTCCTCTCACACTTTCCAACTGGTCTACACCTTGAAGCACAGCACCTGGAACCACACACAGCTCTCCAGGGCAATGTTGACCCAAAAGCTTGGGAATCAACAATgacatgataaaaaaaaaaaagtgtggacAGCCACCACAAACAGAGACTTATATCATGTGatatagatttaaaaataaattatacaaTCTTTTATTTGCAGGAAGGGAAAGATGGGAAGTTCCTAAAAGTTGACtcaaaaaaagctgatttttatgtgcattttctgaaatccggaagctttcagaaaattaaaattaaaatgttacataCAGAAAACGTAAGCATTATAAATTTAAACAGAGCTAAGTAGACATTGCTACCAAAAGCGATCAACCAAAATATCTGGGGGAAGCCAGTGCTTTCATAGCAGCTACATACTGTGCCATAGACTATGGAAACCAATGAgtaacaatgaaataaaactgaatgctTCAGCAGGCTACCCTAATTATTTGCCTGATCCAAAGTGCTATCAGGAATGTTGAGATCTGTATTTGGGAATCTTAAAACTAGATGAACACAACTGGAaaacaggagggggaaaaaaaaaaagtcagtgtgaTTCTTTTCACATGTCTATTCTACTTTTAAGTACcttgaaaaggcagaaaaacccAGTGAGCTAGCCTGGacttttctctgtcttcctcaCATAAACACAATGTAAAAATAGGGGACACTTAGAGAATACACCAAGGCTACACtaaaattagggaaaaaaagtgaaagtaaTATAACATGGATTTATGCCCTGCTCCTCCATCATATACAATAGCAGGCATTTTCACTGAACTGAACATATTCAGGGAgctataaaaatgctttttccaaatAGTAGTTTTCTCCTTGctaaataaacataaaaatgcttttgaaaggtTGCTAGTATTCTCAGCTTTAAGTGTAAAAGCATGTCCAACCTGGTTTTCAGGCGATGATGTCTACATGGCTAATGAAAATGAGAGACAAGAATATGttctaaatgaaaatggaataaTCTTTGTGGGCAATGCAAAGTACATTGAAGCAAGAGGATGGTACTATGGACAGGTAAGCCATAAGAAATTCATTTGGGCTCTTACTCTGTCTCCACCAGCATTTTCTCTTATTATTTGCCCCTCTGACAGGTATGcctatttaaatgaaaactcagCAAACTGGGCTAGCCTTACATGTAGTTTGTTCACCGTGTGCCTAATAGGCTTTGGTGTGAGAGATGGCTTAGTGCAGCACTGCAACAGGACTGAATTATGTATGGGCTTGAAGCTCAAGGTACAAGCATGGACCTCACTGTGACCAAAGCATCCAGAGTACAAGTAACAATATACCTGTGCGGCTCAAACACACCCACTATTTTTGTTATGCAGTTACAATGGGCCAGAACTGATGTTGatgtagaatggtttgggttggaagggacctttaaggTTCATTTAGTCTGACCTCCCCACAATGAGCAGGGAGATCCTCAACTAGATCAGGCTGATCAAAGTCCCATCaagcctgaccttgaatgtttccagggataTAAGTCAAGTGAATCTAATAATTGCAGTCAGAATGAGCTTGGCAGTTTTAGTTTTACTGCAGCCATCTCTTCTGATGGCAGGAGGCATCCTGccagattttgctttatttagttAGCCCTGTCTTTAACCAATATTGCAGTGTGAGCTGCACACTACTGTCTTTGTGCCTCACCGTCCCTGTTACCTTTGGGCTGGAGTATCTTTGAAAAGAGGAACTGCAGTAGAATCTCCTCTAATTCTGTTTGTGAAACTATTTTCTTACACATCTTTTCTGATCACAGTTTCAAGATCACATTCTAAACATCTGTCTCACCATGCTTGATCTGAGCCTGTACTATCGTCAGGACCCAGCCATTGATGTATCCCGAAGAGGAGATCCTAAATATGTGGGCCGAGTAATCAGTTCTATGGTAAGAAATAAACAACTTAATCTGGATTCCACATGCTTCAGCAGAAAGCATTAGTTATACCACTGGGACTCAGCCATCTGCACCTTAAGCAATATAATTAGCTAGATATGGTGCATTACACACAATTGATTTTGTGCATTCTGTCCATTGGCCTGTTTTTAGATCAACGGAAATGATAACGATAATGGTGTTCTGCTAGGAAAGTGGCAAGGAAGTTTCAATTCACATGAGAATCCATCCAGATGGGATGGCAGCATGGTAATCCTCCAGAAATGGCGTCAGGACAACTACAAACCTGTTCAGTATGGCCAGTGCTGGGTTTTTGCAGGTGTGATGTGTACAGGTAAGCTTTAAGACTGTGGTGAAATAGAGGCATTTGTGACCTCTGGTTTTATCAAAGCTACAAAGCAATTAATTCTACAAAAAGAACAGTGCTCTGAAGACTGCAAATACTGAAGGATCACAAAATATTTAGACAACTTTGTTTCTCAGATACTTGTAGTCATTGAACTAAAGctctctgtgcatttttatttttttttttttaatgtatttcagttCTGAGGTGCTTGGGGATTCCAACTCGTTTGGTTTCAAATTTTAACTCTGCCCACGATGTGGATAGAAATCTGAGTATCGATAAGTACTATGACAGCTCTGGAAAGAGTCTTAATATCGGCAAGGATTCCACAtggtaaatataatttttttgcatctcACCAATAATTAGAGAAAGGATTTATGAAACTTAAACATGAACACTGGTGGTACAAAAGCAACTAAGTGAACAAAATTTAATACAAATATCTAAATTAATGCACTAGACATccctttggaaagaaaacatacttCATAGTTTTGAGATAATACTTTAAACCACCAACCTGCCCAATGTTTTGCAGTGCCTGACTACAAAGGAATTgcaactttctttaaaaagtatgtTTCCACTGACAACGTACCAGTTCCCAAAGTTCTGTTAATTATTGACACGTAACCAGTCTGTTCCTCACAACACAGCTGTGAACCTTCCATGCTCTTAACTGGTTTACTGCTGCCCTAGCTTTCTTTCATCACACATCCAAAACCTGTGGACCATTTTCTCAGCTTAGCCCGTCCATCCTCCCTATAGATGGGGGCCTCCCAGCCTCCCCAAGAAGTTTTCCAGTACTCCTTTAGCTAGATCTTCCCTTTGtagctgaagaaaagagaacaatCCAAACGCTCTCCAGACTTCGTTATTTGACATTGTAGTCCAGTGCTGTAAACTGTGTGTGATGCATGATCGTCAATCAAACCCCAAAATTTGAGTAGCCAAAGAAACATgatattcttttaaataatacCATTTTATACTTTAGATGCCCTccagttttaaaatctttactCCGCAGCTACTTCACTTTTAAGAAAGTGAACAACTAGGCCCAACTGCACACCAGGCTTCACCAAAAGTATCATCTTTACCTAGTTGCTTCCCTTCACTGAGTGTATGTGGCTGAAGGATATGAGAAGTTTTTAACCTATTAACTTCCTTAGAAGTATTAGCCTCTGAACAAAATTCAACAAATCTTTTCTAGGTCCTCCTATGACCTGCACTTTATCAATCTCTTCAGTGCTATCCTTTCCTTTTGGAGTCTGTGGAACTCATTACCACTGGATGACTAATGACCATAAAACCCAGTGGTCTCAGTGTAATGACTAATTCAGAAAGTCCATGATTCTCTAACTGTGAGAAATTGTAGAGTGTAGAGGGTCATTCTCTTCATGGgctgttcttttcttctaaacatCTGCTGTTGCACACCATTACACATGGACTATTGGACTTCATGAGCATTTTATCTGACCCAGTAGAGCTATtgaaagtttttatttaaacaaagcaTTTCCCACATTTAAAGGTTACCAAACTCGATCACTGAGTCTTGCCTATACCCAAGGCTTAAGTCTTTCACTTATAGCTCACACTGCTTCCAAAGCAAGCTGCTTATATTTAtgttctccccctccccacaccgAGGTCTACACCTCAAAAGCAGGCATTAAATCTATCCTTTGAAAGTAGTGAGTTTTTGTAACTAGACAGCTTGTGTCACATCTTAGAGAatctttaaaaaccaaaattccCTACTCTTTTCAAATTGGAAGTTTTTATGACTCTCTATTACTATGCTTTCTAGACATTGTTTTTGTCTCCAGGGATTATCATGTCTGGAATGAAAGCTGGTTCGTTCGCCCAGACCTGGGAACATCATACAATGGATGGCAGGTTTTGGATGCAACTCCACAAGAACAAAGCAGAGGTAGCAATGTAAATTCTTAGCATGATTTAATATTCATTTTCCAAATTGAGCACTACTGATAAAGTTTGACCTTCTTTTCCCGCCTTGTTTTAGGATTATTTCAGTGTGGCCCTGCATCTGTCATAGCCATCAAAGAAGGTGATGTAGACTTGGACTATGACACCTTATTTGTATATACAGAGGTGAATGCTGATTGCAACAGATGGATTGTATACAAGGATGGAAGTAAGAAAAGAGTTTATTGTGATACTGAAATAATCGGCAGGTTTATCAGCACCAAAGCTGTGGACAGCAATTCCCGTGTGGATATCACCTATAATTACAAATATCCAGAAGGTAAAGGAATTATCACAACTATCTCCTACTGAATTCTTGGTGCTAGAAAGCTAGGATAGGTAACCTGTTTTGTTTAAGGatctctctccccttccttcagaaaacatttctgccaGTGTTCTCAGACTACTTTCTTAATACAATGTGTATTATATTTATGGTTTTGTGTATTTAGTAGTTTCCTTATTAAGACACAATACAAAATAGACTTTAGTCCCTTACACACATCTGCAAAATGTAACATATACACAAAACAGGGCTATAAAGTATGTTTCACTACCCAGGGCAGAGAAACCCTCAAGCTATTATAACAAAAAGTCTTAAAACTGAGTCTGTTGTGTATCATGAACTGTGCACAGGTCTGTACTATGGGAAGTTACAGATTAAGAAATACTAGTTTTCCATCATATCTGGCAGAGGGAGTGCAGCAACAATCAAACCACTCATACAAAACTTTAAACCCCAGTCCTCTTAACACTAGACATCCATCTCCCATATGACCTCATGCTCAGACTCTCTCGGGTTCTTTCCTGCTGTGTCCATTAAAACTCCTCATCTTTCCTTTTGATTACATCCTGTTTCCAAGAGGAGCAACTCActcagcctccttctctggCTGTATAAATCCACCAAGTTCAGCATTTTTGTGCTCCTGTTCTGACACAAACAGGACATCAGCTACCCAGCCATTCAGTTGTTATGTTTGCACTCCCAGTGGACTCAGTCTCCACATTATTGCATTCTGGAAACAAAACTACTAGGGACTAGTAAAGGGACTAAATGCCATTCATTTgtactttggaaaacaaagaagcaaaggTTAAGAACTGCATAACCATATGTttgcaggaatatttttatatccCCTCAAATACTTGGTAACTATgcctttccatctttttttttttttttttaatttagggttacatatttcatataatcatttaatttcttaaaaaaaggagtaagatgtatttcactttaaaaaaaaaagtttgccaTTCAGAATCAGTGGCCATATTTCAATCCTTTACTCCTCAAGATTTTAGTGCAACCATATTCAATACAGAGGCCGGTTATCATCATTTAGCAAAGTAACACTGACCACACTACTGCATGTTCTgaccaaagaaaaataaatcttgcatCCTAAACAAGTACAAATGcctcatatttcattttaatgacttTAATGACTTATTTCAGCTTAGTACAGTTTGTTTCTCACTTTCGTGTGAAAAACCTGAACATAGGCCTAATAAAAATATGAGGAACTTTTAGGTAGCGCATATTTCTAGGCGATGCAAAGCTGACATCCTATGTCATTCTGAAAGCCTGTACACAAGAAGATGCAATGGCAACAAAAGTATGAATTTTACTTGGTTCTGTCCTTCAACCAGGTTCTTCTGAGGAAAGACGAGTTTATAGAAAGGCCTTGACCAACATATTTGGATCAAACATCACAGAAGGCCACACAGAATCTCCAGATGAAAGATCTTCAGAGACAATTAGAAACCCTGGGATCTCTGGGAAACTCAAGCTAGCTGAACCTCCAGTGTTTGGCAAAGACATTAACCTGATCTTAATTCTCAATAACCTATCTTTTGATCACAAGACCGTGAAGGTAGATGTGAGTGCGTCCACCATCCTGTACACAAGGAGAACAGTGACAGAGATCCTGAAGGCAACCACTTCTGTGGATCTTGGTTCTAAACAAGGTAACCTTTAATGTCTCTAAGGAGCCAATATAGCCCTCTTAGCCACATGAAAACAATGAAAGGAGGAAACATCGGTATCACATCTATATCAGCCTCTACTTGTTCCATCTCTTGTTTATggctacattttaaaattatctttttccctcccctctgaAAACTTTCAGTAGTTCCATCAGGAATTGAAAGTCTCATGAAATGTTAGGCTACATTTATATTATAGCTCTAGAAGTAAcattatatgtgtgtgtgtatacacattGTGCGTGTGTGGAGATTATTACATTTTTAGGAACACATTCTTAAATAAGAAGTCTGATGTATGCTTTCTGGCACTAAGCAGGCAACACTTCAGCAGAAAGTAACTAGGGCAAAAGTTAGAAGTTACAGTGAggctccctgtctctcttcaAGAATCAAGGCTATTAAAACTGTTACAGAGATCTTTTTCACCCCCAGGTGATAAAGGTTTTCCCATACACAGCAGAAAAGTGGTAGGTGTACAATGAGACCAGGTCATGTGAAAAGGATCTCTGTGAAACTTGGCACAAACTTCCTTCTTGACCAAGGTAAAACAAGTAGGATATAAGGAGGGAACAGATAAAAATGGTTAGAGCTCCAAATACAAGAAATACAAAGGGACAGGAATCTGCTGGAAGACAGATGAGTGGGTTCTCTCGGTTTCAGGCCAAAATCCTCTATTCAAAACTGCAAGGGTCGAATGAGTTAAAGTAGAAGAGGATTATCAGAAGAGGGAAATATTCAACCAGTGGTCTCACAAGGAAGAAATATAAACAGACTTCAGCCACCTTATCTTCTGTTCTCCTCAATAATATAAAACCCCCTCAAAATAACTCTTTTCTTTAGCATTCTTTCAGAATGTAACAGTTCCTAAATATATGTCTGAATTCCAGGGAAACACATCCGGTTAAAGATCCCTTATTCTTATTATGGAAGATATCTGACTACTGATAAAAGGATCCAAGTCACTGCTTTGTGTGGAGTCATGAACATGCATGGGCCAAAGTTGCTGGTGGAGAAGACTATCACTTTAGAAGACACAAACATTATCATTAAGGTAAACAATTCTCTCCCTGATGTCCTGAACAGACGGAAGGAACTACAGAGTCTTTCTGGAGCTCAGATCTTAAGATGAGAATGGGGATTAATGCATTAATTTAGGCTGCATTTTCAGACGTTGCTCTAAAATTCTGCCTGCTTAAATTGAGAAAGTAGGCATAGGAGACTGATTTTGAATCTTTGCTTGAATCTGTCCCCTGCTCTTCAGaacagctgtttctttctttccctgtcacttgctgctgctttatgcTTACATAACTGACTTACATTTCATTTGTATTCTAATTATTGGCAAGTGCATGTGTTGCCTTTAAACAACTTTGCCTACTCCTAAAATACAGACTTAAACCCTTAATTCTAATCTATGTTAGAGCCAGTTTATATGATTTCAACGCTGTAATCAAggatgtggggaaaaaagaaaagggggaaggaggggggagggaaggggggaaagaaaaagaaaaaaaagccactcaGCAAGCCAAAGATCAGACAGGTTTAATGAGATGTGtctgtatttcactgaaattgtGCACAAAATACTGCTGTCAAGCTGTATGCAGCATTTAGCTAAACCAAATCCAGCTTCAAGTATTAGGAAAGGCATACTAGCTGTCAGTTAAATTTCACTGCTCCTACCACTATCTCATTCATCTTCAAGTATGAGAGATTTTGTGCTTACAGTTTGACTGAAGTCTGACTCCATGTTAATGAAAATGTTCATGAAATGTACATGGAAAACGTAAAACAGTGAATAATCAGAAATGTGTCTTTGTCATTCAGATTCCTCGGCGGGTTGTAGTGAACAAAGCTGTTACTCTAGAGATCTCATATGCCAATCCCCTCCCGGAACCTGTGAACCGCTGTGTAATGCTAGTGACTTTGATGAATCAGCAAGTCAAGATACAGTAAGTGAAACCTGTAGCTTTTACTCAGTGCTTCTAACATGAGCAATAGCATGTATAGTTTctcaataagaaaaaaaaaatcatggttgaattgtctttttcatattttctatgTATGAAAATAGAAATACCACCAAATACGTATTGAGATACTATGATTTCTCAATCGTGGAGTTTTTCCACATAGAAACTTCTTTAACAACTTAAAAACTACTAACATTCTTCTTTCCTGGGAAGGCAAATGGGCGTG
Proteins encoded in this region:
- the LOC121094698 gene encoding protein-glutamine gamma-glutamyltransferase 6-like, which produces MPLTSKWFLSMLAASSWLFFCFTDLTPTHISWQPSLNAGTHHTDRYANTELTVRRGQAFTITLYFNRPQQAGESLAFVTEIGPAPSESHRTKAVFPLSQRGPSGWSAVQGPSESGYTNFTISSPANAVIGRYNLSLQVTSGNKIFSRFLGQFVLLFNPWCPGDDVYMANENERQEYVLNENGIIFVGNAKYIEARGWYYGQFQDHILNICLTMLDLSLYYRQDPAIDVSRRGDPKYVGRVISSMINGNDNDNGVLLGKWQGSFNSHENPSRWDGSMVILQKWRQDNYKPVQYGQCWVFAGVMCTVLRCLGIPTRLVSNFNSAHDVDRNLSIDKYYDSSGKSLNIGKDSTWDYHVWNESWFVRPDLGTSYNGWQVLDATPQEQSRGLFQCGPASVIAIKEGDVDLDYDTLFVYTEVNADCNRWIVYKDGSKKRVYCDTEIIGRFISTKAVDSNSRVDITYNYKYPEGSSEERRVYRKALTNIFGSNITEGHTESPDERSSETIRNPGISGKLKLAEPPVFGKDINLILILNNLSFDHKTVKVDVSASTILYTRRTVTEILKATTSVDLGSKQGKHIRLKIPYSYYGRYLTTDKRIQVTALCGVMNMHGPKLLVEKTITLEDTNIIIKIPRRVVVNKAVTLEISYANPLPEPVNRCVMLVTLMNQQVKIHLAQLAPRERSKIYFEFTPRRTGPLQLQVDFSCDKFSHVKGFVTIAVAPA